The following is a genomic window from Micropterus dolomieu isolate WLL.071019.BEF.003 ecotype Adirondacks linkage group LG04, ASM2129224v1, whole genome shotgun sequence.
caTGTCCAGTAATATGCAAGATTAGCTGCgaacagatacacacatgcacagaagcatcggcgcacacacacaaacacacgaccAAACGCAATGATCCACTCAAGGCTTATGCCTGGCGGCAATAATGACAAATGTACACTCTATAActcttttaaattttttcttaCAAATTTTTCATTGGAAAGTACCCAGAATGACTTCACGATTGCAATTAAGACATGAATTAGTGTTTTTTGTAATTctgtttaagtcattttaaattACTAAAACTAACTTGGCTTTAGATTTGGAAAATATTTCATGAACAGTTTccttaatatttctgttttcataaGCCCTGACTAACATTTCATCCTATTCCCTCCCTAATGTGGAATTCAAGCCATACAAGAAAGAGAGGTGTCAGATAATATAAGGGTGCTGTCCAAGATGGACTGATGCACCCATAAAAGCAAACAACCAGCACACATACTCTCACTAATCTAATGAACACCCTCCATAATTCATGCCCAATAATGGTTCCTGTCTCTAAAGTAAAAGCATGAGCAGTGCTCTGTCTGCCCACATTGCACCAGAGTGCAGTTGGGTTGGTCACTAAGGAAACATGGTAAAGCATTAATAGCGAGTAATTTATCAGCAAGATACAGCACTATTCACAGAAAGGGAAGATGTATTGGTTTTATGAGGTTCAATGTTCAGAAACCAGTAACATAAAGTCATCATGAATAGTTAttaagcaataataataatatgaaaaaCAGGTTGTAAATCATGTATGTATATGCTTCAGCTGAGTGCATGCATGACACGCAGACTAGAGGACCAGGATTTTCATGCCAGAGGTCACTGGCTATTTTCAGCCAGATGATATTTCCCCCTGGAGACTCTACTCTGACCCAAACTGAATGTAAAGGAGTAACATTCCTGTTCAAATGTGTccatttcatttttataaaagaaagaaagttgacaataattaaaaaatgtctttaattcAAAATCTCTCATGACACACAGTTGGTTTCGAAACACAATGGTTTCTAGGTATAAATAAGCCTGAGACACACCATGCTTAGATATGcaagatgtgtgtttgtgtgtgtatgtgactcAATACACACAGCACCCGAGGCATAATTGGGCTGGGGGGACCAAACATGGCATGTATTTACACCATCATGCAGATTTCCATCTTCTTGATCTGCTGAATTATGATGTCAAGGATGATAGTGAGCTGGCTCGATCCTCCCTGTTCCTGGACCTAAGGAGACGCAAGGTCCCACTGGCCAGGCAGCCAGAGCCCCACTACCTTGGATTCAGAAGGAAATCCAAATACTTGATATCCACTCTGCTGGTTCGGGGGTTTGGTTTGTGTCCCTCACCTCCGTCAAGGCAACAGCCACATACGAAGGAGCCAGAAACTTGGATGTCTTCCCTCTGCTGATACGAACTGTCTCTCATTTATTCCTCAAGAACAATGTGTCACATTCACATCTTGAATGGCTGTTATGCATAACAATGCTTGTTATGCATAACAATACTTGTTATGCTTACCACTAAGGTAAGCATAACAACCTGCACCTTTGACTTTAGCTTAGAGAAAGCCTTTATcaccatccatcgtcaaccgattatcctgcatacagggtcacggggggctggagccaatcccagctgacattgggcaaaaggcggggtacaccctggacaggttgccagtccacctaaggacaatttagagtaacctagtccgcatgtctttggatggtgggaggaagccagagcaccctgagagaacccacgcaaacacggggagaacatgcaaagtCCACGCAGAAAGGCCGGGAGAAccgtgaggcgacagtgctaaccactgcaccactgcacCGCCCCGCCTTTATGACCAAGGCCATTAAATACCAACAACTCCTAAATACCACCTCAGAAGTGGGTTCTAGGTGCAAACTACTTCTTTTCATATTTGGCAGCTTAGGGTATACTCACTCAAAAAGTGAACTAAATGGCTTGCAAAATATTGCGCTGTCTCTGCTGTCATTGGTAGCAGTTATATATGGAGTAAACACTATTACCTATAAGCCTGAAAACTGCTGTATGCTTGGTATTGTGCCACTGGTCCATGATCTTGTGAATGTACTTTGTGTCCCTGTACTGTTCTCTTTTATGTGTACTTAAATAAAGTGTTAATGAATGTTTGAGCTGGGGTTGACGTCAGGGGCATGACCTGCTCTGGGACATGCTGCCATCAGCTTAGCGGACTGGGAAGCTGTGGTATGTCCTCTGTCAGAAACTGGTATCCACATTCCAGTGTAATTGACTTCACGCCCAACAGTGCAACATTTGATGAAGGAAGATGGTACATATAGTTTTGTGCATCCAGTTTACTTTTGATTATATTTGACATTGTTAAAATAATGGTAATTGCAACCACTAATGTGGCTAATTGTATCTAAGTAGAAATCTTATGTTTCCATCAGTAGCGGCATCATTGTTGACAGTTTACTATTCATTAACAAGCATCATTCTGTTCGATACCCATGAGGTAGTAGGCACATACACCTGAGACTCAGGTGACAATTGACACCTGTCCCCTGCTATGCTCTCTGTCACCCTCTCCTCACCTGACTATTTACATAATGTTCACTGTCTTCCTATTGGCCAGCTGGCAGGCAAAGGGTGGAGTTGTATCTCACACCACTGACTCGTAAGCAAAGGGGAGTGTCCACAAAAAGTGACAGCGGAAGGTGGATGGGAAGGAGGGGATGGAGAATAGATATTCCCCTGTCAGGTTACCAAACAGGGCACCAACTGTCCTAATGATAATGTAACAACAAGAGCCTGTTAGGTCTCTGCCTGCCAACCTCAGGGCAAAACAAGCCGAAACCACAGCATCTCCGGCTGCAGGAGGCAGAAGGACACAACTGATAAgcttaaactgtttattttaataaactcTTAACTGAGGATGGATCTACTGTATAAGTGAAAGGCAGTGAAGGCCATGAGCAGCTCTGTTGGGCATCTCATATCAATTCCTAAACTAGCACTCACAGTGATTATCAAGGCACATATCACAGGAAATATCACTAATATCTCTTTCGCTCTGAGCTGCCATGCTGAGCTCAACTGCTCTGACCCTGAGGAgataaaagaaaacagtttAAAGCTTCCCAGGATACCATAATATTGATCTACGATGGATTTAAggttgtgttcatgttttcagAAACCCAGTTCACCTCGACTGAGCTCACTAAATGCCATCTATTTTAGTGATTCGATGATGTTAGGAGATGTGGTTCGTGGTTTAAAGTGgttgatttttttaatggacTGAGGTTTTTTGTGCCTCATTCATTAATATTAGCAAAATAACAATCATTTTTTGCAGGAGTAGAACTAACAGGGGGCATCTTATGGCGCAGACAGGTGTCATAACACTTAATGCTAAGTCCAATCCTTCAATTTCAACTTGAGTTTTATACGGCCTATTTTAGAGATTTCTATTTCAGAGTTCTGTGAACTTTTGTGTGGGTTTAGTTGCAGTTATCATGTCGTTGAAATAGTGTAGCCAGATTGGGCAGTTTTCTGCCTGATGTAGGTAAAACTGCTTTTAGGTGGGTGGGGATGATTTGGGatactttttaattaattcaaaGGGAGAGTTTAATTGACCAGGATGTAGATATACTCCCTTCAGACAAATATTAGATTCTAATCAGCCATTTCATAATGTTAAAAAAGGGCCATATTCATGGTAACCTTTATTACCGGGAGCATAGATAGAGAGTTTGCCCGTATGACAGAAGATTGCTCTAGGCCTCCCTTTTTCTTTAATATCAACAGTCCTGTTGGAATTACTGTGGATCATCTTCAGATGCTGGCCCCTGCAATTGTGGCAAactttcattattgattaatctgcagattattttcttgaacGATCAACTAACTGTTTTGTCTAGAATATGTTTGGAAATTGCCATTATAATTTCACAAAGTCCTTCAGTCCCAGACCCAAAGATAATTATGTTTGAcaattaaaagcagcaaatccttacaTGTGAAAAGCAGGAACCAGAGAATGTTGGCATTTTGGCTTTAAAGTTGACTAAAATAATTAAGCAACTATTAAAAGTCAGTCAACTTTCATTATTTCATCTCTTCTACTCTTCAACCCAGCTGTGATGTTACAGGTTAGACTGAGTTACTGACCCCTAGTTAATACTAACATGAACTCCATTTCCAAAGGGATGCATGTTGATGTTTTTCATCTTTCCTCACTTTGAAGTGTTACCATATTTGTAAAGGGCCACACGTCAGCCACTATAGAGGGATCCATAATCCGGGTCACATGAATCAATGCGGGAGTATCAAACACATGCAGTAGAAGCTGATAACGATGGTGTTTACATTAAGGAAAAATGCTCTTCCTGTAGCTTTAGATTGACGTGGGCTTTAAGTTCGacatttaaaaccaaaatatttgTGGATACTAAAGTTGACTGGAAAACCAACAAATGCTGACAACTGGGAAGTGGGTAAAATGGCCTCTCCTGTTAAAAATGTGACTGAACTGGTTTTAGACATTGCAAGTCTGTCCTTTAGCAAGGACATCCTACTATGGCTCATATCctgtgtgaacacaacattttaaaggtGCGGCTATCTCATTTATAgctcagatatggtcatgtctcATTGGGTAAACATAGTCCAGATAAGGAGACCCAAACCTATATGGACAAAAGGAGTGGGATATTGGAAAAGACTGATCTCCATCTGGCCCTCAGAGGCACACATTCACATGCCTCTGTTATGGCAGTGTGTTATTCTTAGTTCCGGCCTTCCTACACATGACTGATAAGAAGCATAGGAATATGGATGGAGGTTGGGATCTAGGGCATGATACCAAACAGAGAGGCCCAAAGGACGGCTGGTAAAATGTGGAGATCATGTAGAGCAAGCTTTATGGCTTAAGAAGCCCCCAGAGCATGTGATTAGTGATTCTGCAACCATGAGGCCAGAGGCTGCAGGTCACACACTCCCAGATAAAAGGTAGAGCAGAAGTGTGCCTTCTGGAGAATAAAAACCTTCTACAAGTACAGTATATTAAGATACGCTTTCTCTTTTTGAGGGTGTTCTGCAAAACTGCAATCTGTCCTTCAGATACAGATAAGGCAATGATGCCTTAAGTCAAGGCCGACACACTATTGCTGTTTCTCAAGAACATTTAAAACTCTAAGTTTACTTTACAAGGTATTTGACCGTTTTTGAAAATGTGGACAACAGCCATATTTCAAGTCTaattatgtcatgttatatataattaaaagcCAGTAAACAGTGAGCTCTTTCAGATGATAAATTGATTCCTAAATCATTGAAGCTCTGTAGTAGGAGACTCCTGTGTTGCTGCACAATATTTACCTTGAGGATAAAATTAATTCAATTACAAAAGAGTCTCTGTTCTAAGTGCCCCAGTAAGCTATTAGAGTGAGCCAGCAAGACCCTGACAATGatgcagctaaatggaattcagccatcattcattgtATTATTTATCCCTGTGCTTTTCTTACCGTGACACATAAGCccagatttaaataaaaacattgatagacacacacagacaaactttTGACAGGTTGtttgcagtttttttatttcatttcccaGAGCAAGGGTAAAAAAAGGTTTGCTGGTAGAGTTATGGCTGAAAACAATTTGGCCATGAGTAGGATAAGATGTAGGCTATATGATACAAAGTGCCCTTATTAGGGCTTTTTCTGTTGTGGTCAAAGAAACCAAACATTTTCCCATTTGAGAGAAAAGGATAAACGCAGCCAGACGCATCAACGTGGTGTCGCACACTTTTTGTCCCTGCTATGACTTGTTTGTCTGTGGCTCTCTCTAGCGGACAAACTGAGCAGCACAcccttctccttccccttctATCCCTCCCCCTGCTGCTCAGGTGAGCTGGTAAATGTTTTACCTGCAAGTGATGACGTCACCTTAAGGAAAAAGAAACGGTGGAGCTCAAGATCGATCACCTCAGGCTGATGAAAGCCTCTCACCTTAGTTTGGATGGAGAAAGCAAATTCTAACCAGTGAAGACTCGAGTTGGACTTTAAACTTGACTTTGTGGATTCGTGGACTCGCATGTTGAGCTGCTGTGGGTACAAACACGATGTCTGCCTCAGCTATATTTGTGTTGGACCTGAAGGGGAAGGTATGACAATGCTAGAGCTCGTATAGATAGCCCACTCACAATTGCTTCCATGACTTTTTCAGCTACACAAGCTATAAAATCCTACTGTTATTCCGTATTTTGGCTGTTTATGTTACCTTTTAAACTGTTGAATGTTAACAATTGACAGCTTTTGCGTCGTTAAAAATTAATTAGAGCTTGCGACACAGTCATTCATTGGCCTTCTCTACTTTACTTCCGGGATACGTCTGTCAGTGGAAATACGGCCTTAAATAACTTGACTGAAAGTGACCAGTtgtgctgcagcacacacctgcAGCTTCCAGTTGTGACGTATGTATCACCATCTTTTTGTTGTCACGGCGCATGACACAAACATCCTTTTCTCTCCAGACAGATAAATGTAACCCGACGCACACGTTAGTGTTACCGAGAAACGGGAACTACACACATGGTTTCAGGTGTTCACATTAAAAGGCTGTGTAACTTGTGTACAGCAAAACGTAACGTGATATTTAATTTTATCTGATCTGCAGCAAGCTATAACCTTAAGGTTGTTGCATGTAGAGCAGGTTTGACCTGTTTTGCATCTGTCTTATCTCGGACATTTCTTTCCAGACCTATAGTAGGTCATTGTTCTTAAATTATGAAGGTTACAGGGTTTAAGTGACAGAATTTGTAAGCCCCTACCCGTTCTACTTAATTATGTAACAGTGTAATGGCGCTGCCCTAAATCACGAATTTCTATTGAACGTGCAATCAGTGGTggagaaagtattcagatcctttacctaaataaaagtaggctactaaTAATACACTgttaaaatactctgttacaagtaaaaatcCTGCATCCTGCAGAACAATGGtagattattatgattattactCATGTATTATGGATTAACCTTCTGATAATTTTCTCACTTAATCGTCTGCTCTAGTTAAGCTAATATCTTTAGATTGCttgttttctcccaataacagacaaaaaactaaagagatttcatttaaaataatagaaaagcagcaaatccttacaACTGAGAGGCTAGAACTAGAAACTGACACTGTTATTAAGGACAGTTCAGGAATCAAAATTAAAGTGCactgactaatcaattaatcaactacTGTGATTCACAGTAATGGGTAACAAAGAAGTCACCAAATTAAGTTGCCAAAATTTTTTTGAAACATACAGTTAGTTTGAATATTACCTAATATATCATTGTTGGTATCTGTGTTCCTTCTCAGCTCTAGGCCAACAGCATGTGCAAAATATTACTTCTATACTACTTCAATTGTAGATTTAGTTTAACACACAGCTGTCTGATAACCTTGTGGTGTTATCCTCCGTTCTCAGGTGCTGATTTGTCGGAACTACAAAGGTGATGTGGACATGGCAGAGATCGACCACTTCATGCCTTTACTCATGCAACATGACGAGGAAGGGCTTCTCTGCCCCGTGCTGTCACGTGGCAATGTTCACTTcatgtggatcaaacacagcAACCTGTACCGTATCCTTGTCCTACATGTGGCATGAGCCTCACAAGTAAAACACATTCAAGAGAATATCATTTGTTACATCCTTTGACTCTAACAAAACATGAATGTGTAAAATACTCCTTGACCTGATCTCGGCACAGTGGTGGCCACTACGAACAAGAACTCTAACGCCTCCCTTGTGTACTCATTTTTATACAAACTAGTTGAGGTGagtcacacatacagtactgacttataatttaaatgtttcttgtAAATATTTATAACGTGTATTTATATGAAGAGCCAGTGGAAGATGGCAAACAAAGATAGTGATAATCCAAAGTAAAAACATTCTGTAACTCAGACCCACAACAGGTAAGGCTGATGTCTTCTGTGCGTATCCTGCAGGTGTTCACGGAGTACTTCaaagagctggaggaggagagcatTCAGGACAATTTTGTGGTTGTCTATGAGCTGCTAGATGAGCTGATGGACTTTGGCTTCCCTCAGACTACCGACAGCAAGATCCTACAGGAGTGAGACGCCGCAAGACGCACATGCAGACATATAAATATTAAGTATTTGTACATATCACAGCAGGTCATCTCTTCTCACCTCACCTCTTTCAGATACATCACTCAGGAAGGTGCCAAGCTTGAGGTGGCAAAGTCCAAGGTGCCGACCACAGTCACCAACGCTGTCTCCTGGAGGTCAGAGGGGATCAAATACAAGAAGAATGAGGTCTTTATTGATGTCATCGAGTCCATCAACGTACTGGTAAGATGGGATATAGGGCATATTCATTATTTAAGTCACTCAGAGCTGTCTTAAAAAATCTGCTTGGCTTGTAAAAACTGGATATCACCTGTTTTGTTTACCACAGGATCCTGGGTTCATTTATAATTCATAAAAGTTAGAGTAAATGGTTCAGTTGGGCAGTCACTGTATTGCTAATTGTATTCTAAAGTATTATTATATCTTTGcacatttgtattattaatttttttttttacattgttaaaGGTAAATTTGTTGTGCTGAATAGGCCATAATAGAGCCAGAACTGCATACATTTTCTGTATAGTAATTACTAAGTATATTTTAAGTGAAGTTTGCTTTTACACTCAGCCATTCATATTAGTAGTTTAAGTACTGTAGTAGTGTCATAAGTCGTAGTATAAGAAAACATACACAGTAGAAATTCACACTATATCTTGGGatgtttttttacttctgtgtttactgtttaatgTAATTAACTGAATCAGATTAGTATGATTTATTCAGTTAAACAGTTTCCTCCTAAGGGAGTGGtttagctcacctggtagagcacGTGCCTCGtgtacaaggctgagtccttactgcTTTGGCCAAGGTTCGAAACTGATGTGTGGCCCTTTCCTATGTGTCGCACCCCccatctctttctccctcatttCCTACCGATATCCACTGTCCTGTCGATTAAAGTCGAAAAGCGCTCCCAAATATATCTTAAAGTTTCTTCTGATTGATTCACCACTGCTTATTGTTTTGGTCAGGTGAATGCCAATGGCAGTGTGATGAGCAGTGACATTGTGGGCAGCATCAAGCTCAAAACCATGCTCTCTGGGATGCCTGAACTGCGGCTGGGCCTTAATGATCGAGTGCTTTTTGCTCTCACCGGACGTACGTACTCAGCCTGTCTAACCACGTCCATCTACTACTCCACTTATCCAGCTGGATGTGTAGCTAATCCATCTTCTTTGGTTGTGTTTAAGTTAATAGCACTGATTTATGTCGTGTTTGTGTTCAGGTGACAAGGGAAAGACAGTGGTGATGGAGGACGTGaagttccaccagtgtgtccgtCTCTCTCGCTTCGACAGTGACCGAACAATCTCCTTCATTCCTCCAGATGGGGAGTCTGAACTCATGTCCTACCGCATCAACACCCATGTTAGTCCAATTCACACTAAATCGTTTACTTTCGTAACTTACACCATGTGACATGTTTATGCCTCACACATTGCATTAGTGACATGCTTTAAACCAAAGTCATGTAAATACATGTATGTTTAGAAGGTCAGAGTACCAAAATTGCTGATGTTGCTCGTGGCATATTCTACCTGTTAGAAAtgacagatagagagatagatatatagattgATACATTAATAAGGCTTGATTTATTTAggtgtaataaataaaacaagaactTTCATTGTGCAGAAATTATGAGTCTAGTAGTGCAACTCCACAATCCAAATTGCACCTTATAGGACTAtctatgtaaacacacacaacttaaATGAATATGTATACTGAATAATATGCATATGTATCTCCAGAAAGCATGTATATGTAGTTTTAATTTTGCTCAAACCCCATCCTTCATCTCTTACAGGTGAAGCCTCTGATATGGATTGAATCGATCATAGAGAAATTCTCTCACAGTAGAGTGGAAATCATGGTTAAGGTACTGACCAACTGTATTTTCAAATACACTGGCAACAAAatcttattttaaatatttcatgtcACTGGAGATGTATACTTTGGGAATGGTGAAACAAACAGTTAAAGCTTGAAAAGCACAAGAATTAAAGCAAATGTTATTCGGTTGTGGTTAGTGTTACTGGTCGTCTCAAACTTGTGTCTCCTGTTGTTGCTCCCTGTTatattgtgttgtgtttctaGGCAAAgggacaatttaaaaaacagtctGTGGCAAATAATGTGGAGGTGAGGGTCCCCGTCCCCAGTGATGCCGACTCACCCAAGTTCAAAACCAGCACAGGCCATGCCAAATATGTGCCTGAGAAGAACCTGGTGGTGTGGACCATCAAGTCTTTCCCTGTGAGAAATCACAACTCAGTTTGTTATATGCAAAGCACATTGGCTTCAAATTCTGTTACTTTCTTAATGTATATTGCATTGTAGTTtacctctttgtctctctgtctaatCCATTTGTCCATGTGTGcgtccatccatccgtccaggGAGGAAAAGAGTTTCTAATGAGAGCTCATTTTGGTCTGCCCAGTGTGGAGAAAGATGAGCTTGAGGGCAAACCTCCCATTACCGTCAAATTTGAAATCCCATACTTCACAGTGTCAGGaatacaggtgtgtgtgtgtgtgtttatgctgaTGCTCTTCTTTTAGTGTCAAACAACCACAGAATAATGCCTGTGGCAGCATGAGTCAAGTGGTCCATCTGAGAGCAAAACCCATTTATTGTGGATTTGAGGCCTGTCAGAACGTGTTACACCTTGTTTATATCAATTGGACAATTATAAAGCTCTTACTGATCTCACCTGATAAGGCCTGCTTTGCATGGGGCGTGTACAGTTTATAGCCTGTGGATAGTCAAGTCAGGTCCTGTAAGAGATGATATTATGTGCTCAGACTGGCAAACTAGATTTCATTTTATTGCCGATGGTCTTTCTTGCCTGAACGcgttgtgtctctctgtctcactcactcTTTTTTAACAGGTGCGATATATGAAGATCATTGAGAAAAGTGGTTACCAGGCTTTACCGTGGGTCCGGTACATTACACAGAGTGGAGGTACATTCATATTTTCTATTAAACGTCAGTTTAATGTGACATACTGTTTTCTAGACATATTGTACTATATAAGCAAATGCTCAGTCAGATACACATGgatgaatcagaatcagaaggaactttattgccaagtagtgttttacacatacgaggaatttgctgtggtgataagttgctacatgtagacaaacatacagtcaacataaataaatgtagaaatatataaataatatagaaTAGAAGCATTTGAATCACATTTTACTTCATCATTTTctcttacatttgttttttttttttttgtttagactACCAGCTGAGGACCAATGTATAAAGCCTGAGGAATCACTGGATATTTATCACTTCCAGCACCTGGAGTCGAGCATCATTGATCACTTGATTGAAAGAAAGTCTTGACATTTCACCTGTCAGTGATCTTATTTTATCTGTGAAATCTATGTGCAACATGATTTTAATGTTACTATTGCGGGACCACTGCAAATTATGTAAATGCAATGAAATTATTCCCTTAATTTGTACAAAGTTCTGTATgtttgttgtgtctgtgtttttcttgtttgcAACACCATATGGCAGATTTTGTCCTCATGTTGTAGTAACGCATTGTGCAATCACAGTCACCAAATTCCGCGTAAAATTAAAAACTTACACCCGCCTTTTTTGCACACTTGCTTCTGTAGAAATACAACCAAAGGTCAGAAATGTGAATGAACTGCTTTTGAAGATATCAACGTATACGAATCGCCCGCTTTCTTCGCTACGGGCTCTGATTGGTCGACCGTGGCTGTTACCACAGTGATGGTGTAGTAACAGAGTTGTAACGCCGCCCCTTTAACCATATATGGAAGAGCAACGCCCTCTGGAcgagctgtgattggtcagcgtGTGTTCTCTCCAATGTTTGTAAATTGTAGTACGGAGACACGGCTGTGTAGATCTCAGCGCGcaaatgtattttctaatgTTGATAAACCTTCCTTGTTTggattgtatttaaaaaatactggTCTTTAGAAATAGCGGGATCGAAAATCTTGCGACGTTGTGGATCTTAAGGAACCGAACAAGGTAACGTTATGCTTAAAGGCTCTGTCCCTTTTTCTAGTTTTAATGTTAGCGGTTAGCCTGGATGCTAATTGTTTTTCTAATTCAGTTGAGGCGAACCGTCTCTAGGTAGAACAAATGTTTTAACACCGCTTTGTTGTTTAAACGCACGATGTGTTACCAAGACCTAATGTAACATTACGCTAGCACATTCAAATAATATGGCGTCAACGGGGAACTGAAGCTTACGTTAGCCCGGATGCTTTAAGTTAGTAGCTAGCTGTAGTAGCCGAAGTTAATCTTCCTGAATCCTGGCGTCCGTCTTTAGTGTTCATTACACTGTTATTGCCATCACGAGGAGCCCGTGTTTGAATGTCTGTGTAAGTGTTTTTGTACATCTCCCACTGAACAGGCAGAAAGAGAGACTATAATGGTCCTTAGTCAGATGGATGCCGGTAAAGCTTTGACGGCGGCAGCAGCCAAAGGAAATACAAGCGAGGTGCTGAGGATCCTGGAGGAATGCAGAGTGCATCCTGATACTCTCAATGAATTTGGCAGGACTGCGCTACAGGTGAGGACCAAGTCGAAAAAATGCTGATATATTTAAGTATATATCAACTGCATACAAACATATAACGTTACTGTTAGTCCAGGTGGTTCTTCGGTTACAGACTCTTCCTTTGCTCTTGACATAAAAAGGACACAAGGCTTTTCTTAACTTTTTCTCTCCAGAAGAAATGGTCTGGATGTTTTATGTTAGAATCAAGTAAGTTAGTACCTGGAAACCTGCAAAATGTTGAATATGTGATGatagaaattaataaaaaaagaggtTATACACTCATTTGGCAATATACAAGTTAAACTTCAAACTAATGGCAGTCAAATgcattttattctttaaaagtCAGAAGCTGGATAAAATCGACGTCTTCAAATTgcctgttttgtccaaccagcagtccaaaacccccaaaatatttaattgattttaaaataaagagaaaatcaGCCagtcctcacatttgagaagacAGATCCAGATAATGTTAGGAAGTTTTGCCTGATAATTGACTTTTAAAccaattaattgtttcagctctgctAAATAGAAACACCCCTTagtatgatttaaaaaaaaaaaaaaaaaagaataatcaaCATGTCtctaaaacacttaaaaaaaaaactgaacattataacctttgTGAAGatactgttgtattagactgcaatTGTTTCACTTAGGTGTACCTGATTG
Proteins encoded in this region:
- the ap1m2 gene encoding AP-1 complex subunit mu-2; the protein is MSASAIFVLDLKGKVLICRNYKGDVDMAEIDHFMPLLMQHDEEGLLCPVLSRGNVHFMWIKHSNLYLVATTNKNSNASLVYSFLYKLVEVFTEYFKELEEESIQDNFVVVYELLDELMDFGFPQTTDSKILQEYITQEGAKLEVAKSKVPTTVTNAVSWRSEGIKYKKNEVFIDVIESINVLVNANGSVMSSDIVGSIKLKTMLSGMPELRLGLNDRVLFALTGRDKGKTVVMEDVKFHQCVRLSRFDSDRTISFIPPDGESELMSYRINTHVKPLIWIESIIEKFSHSRVEIMVKAKGQFKKQSVANNVEVRVPVPSDADSPKFKTSTGHAKYVPEKNLVVWTIKSFPGGKEFLMRAHFGLPSVEKDELEGKPPITVKFEIPYFTVSGIQVRYMKIIEKSGYQALPWVRYITQSGDYQLRTNV